In Cervus elaphus chromosome 16, mCerEla1.1, whole genome shotgun sequence, a single window of DNA contains:
- the GAS1 gene encoding growth arrest-specific protein 1, protein MVTGLLGGGGGARRGTVPGAWLCLMALLQLLGSAPRGSGLAHGRRLICWQALLQCQGEPECSYAYNQYAEACAPVLAQRGGSDVPGAAAAAAAFPASAASFSSRWRCPSHCISALIQLNHTRRGPALEDCDCAQDENCKSTKRAIEPCLPRTSGGGAGGPGAGAGGVLGCTEARRRCDRDSRCNLALSRYLTYCGKLFNGLRCTDECRTVIEDMLAMPKAALLNDCVCDGLERPICESVKENMARLCFGAELGNGPGSSGSDGGLDDYYDEEYDDEQRPGGTGGDQPLDDDDGVPHPPRPGGGAAAAGGRGDLPYGPGRRSSGGGCHSAPRSAWTLLASILLLPLLF, encoded by the coding sequence ATGGTCACAGGGCTgctgggcggcggcggcggggcccgCAGGGGAACCGTGCCGGGCGCCTGGCTGTGCCTGATGgcgctgctgcagctgctgggctcGGCGCCGCGGGGCTCGGGGCTGGCGCACGGCCGCCGCCTCATCTGCTGGCAGGCGCTGCTGCAGTGCCAGGGGGAGCCGGAGTGCAGCTACGCCTACAACCAGTACGCCGAGGCGTGCGCGCCGGTGCTGGCGCAGCGCGGCGGGAGCGACGTGCCGGGGGCCGCCGCCGCAGCTGCCGCCTTCCCGGCCTCGGCCGCCTCCTTCTCTTCGCGCTGGCGCTGCCCGAGCCACTGCATCTCGGCCCTCATTCAGCTCAACCACACGCGTCGCGGGCCCGCCTTGGAGGACTGTGACTGTGCGCAGGACGAGAACTGCAAGTCCACCAAGCGCGCCATTGAGCCGTGCCTGCCCCGGACGAGCGGCGGCGGCGCAGGCGGCCCCGGCGCGGGCGCGGGCGGGGTCTTGGGCTGCACCGAGGCCCGGAGGCGCTGTGACCGCGACAGCCGCTGCAACCTGGCGCTCAGCCGCTACCTGACCTACTGCGGCAAGCTCTTCAACGGGCTGCGCTGCACCGACGAGTGCCGCACGGTCATAGAGGACATGCTGGCCATGCCCAAGGCGGCACTGCTCAACGACTGCGTGTGCGACGGCCTGGAACGGCCCATCTGCGAGTCGGTCAAGGAGAACATGGCCCGCCTGTGCTTCGGCGCCGAACTGGGCAATGGCCCGGGCAGCAGCGGCTCGGACGGGGGCCTGGACGACTACTACGACGAGGAGTACGACGACGAGCAGCGCCCCGGGGGCACGGGCGGCGATCAGCCGCTGGACGATGATGACGGGGTCCCGCACCCGCCGCGCCCGGGCGGCGGCGCTGCAGCGGCAGGCGGCCGCGGGGACTTGCCCTACGGGCCCGGGCGCAGGAGCAGCGGCGGCGGCTGCCACTCGGCACCCCGAAGCGCCTGGACCCTGCTCGCCTCCATCTTGCTGCTCCCGCTGCTCTTTTAG